Proteins found in one Thermaerobacter subterraneus DSM 13965 genomic segment:
- a CDS encoding ABC transporter permease, translated as MLNRRQVQGDGWARRPGLEAPAAAGGRQDRQAVVPAGATAERGPGGPDDRRPEAGALAPGANGAGRRRAGILPGRGSRRGRAGGAGAVPGRRVPWLDRERWLSVVSPIALLLIWELMVRAGMLDPRFFPPPSRIAVRFAAMVADGTLAQHLGISLLRVILGFAAGAIPAVILGLTMGLFPLVRAVLEPIVAAIYPIPKIALLPLLLMIFGVGEAFKVVTIALGCFTLVLVNTVAGVVNIERIYVDVARNFGASRLDFYRTVAWPGALPMIFAGLKLGMGVSLLLIVAAEMIGARSGLGYLIWNSYQVWDMAAMFIGLVLMSFFGYAFTMALNELERLVLPWRPR; from the coding sequence ATGCTGAACCGGCGACAGGTGCAGGGCGACGGCTGGGCGCGGCGGCCGGGGCTGGAAGCGCCGGCCGCCGCGGGGGGCCGGCAGGACCGGCAGGCGGTGGTCCCCGCGGGGGCCACCGCGGAAAGGGGGCCCGGCGGGCCGGACGACCGCCGGCCCGAAGCCGGTGCCCTGGCTCCAGGCGCCAACGGCGCCGGCCGGCGCCGGGCGGGGATCCTGCCCGGAAGGGGATCCCGGCGGGGCCGGGCCGGCGGTGCCGGGGCGGTTCCGGGGCGCCGCGTCCCCTGGCTCGATCGCGAGCGGTGGCTTTCCGTGGTCAGCCCCATCGCCCTGCTCCTCATCTGGGAGCTCATGGTCCGGGCGGGCATGCTGGATCCCCGGTTCTTCCCGCCGCCCAGCCGGATTGCCGTGCGGTTTGCCGCCATGGTGGCCGACGGGACCCTGGCCCAGCACCTGGGCATCAGCCTCCTGCGCGTCATCCTGGGCTTTGCCGCCGGCGCCATCCCGGCGGTGATCCTGGGCCTGACCATGGGGCTCTTCCCCCTGGTGCGGGCGGTGCTGGAGCCCATCGTGGCGGCCATCTACCCGATCCCCAAGATCGCCCTGCTGCCGCTGCTGCTGATGATCTTCGGCGTGGGCGAGGCCTTCAAGGTGGTGACCATTGCCCTGGGCTGCTTCACCCTGGTGCTGGTCAACACCGTGGCCGGCGTGGTGAACATCGAGCGGATCTACGTGGACGTGGCGCGCAACTTCGGCGCCTCCCGCCTCGACTTCTACCGCACCGTGGCCTGGCCGGGCGCCCTGCCGATGATCTTCGCCGGCCTCAAGCTGGGCATGGGCGTCTCGCTGCTGCTCATCGTGGCCGCCGAGATGATCGGCGCCCGCAGCGGCCTGGGCTACCTGATCTGGAACTCCTACCAGGTCTGGGACATGGCCGCCATGTTCATCGGCCTGGTGCTGATGAGCTTCTTCGGTTACGCCTTCACCATGGCCCTGAACGAACTGGAGCGGCTGGTGCTGCCCTGGCGCCCCCGCTAG